In Oxyura jamaicensis isolate SHBP4307 breed ruddy duck chromosome 11, BPBGC_Ojam_1.0, whole genome shotgun sequence, a genomic segment contains:
- the EXOC3L1 gene encoding exocyst complex component 3-like protein has protein sequence MHQVPLGEQPQLSAVQQPQPEAPCPPGPPDEEWPEVEKAEKLARGAALKWASGVFYRPENLEGLGQYRSRETQRNSSIQSRLKSTVQSYLEGVSAGLEQLRSAVQEVQSVCQELGAARWALLDCADRFQDLRQMRALMAEHVQLASVVQVLPQLFSVHEVFSHTLQLLRGQHLLEAHAEIMMMEHLRDDILSQLHLRGLSSAQATVLSYFSGLQELNESLAKQLWGIVGSSLQLVREDPVLFVTAVRIIEREEKIDDTLLLDATFLPPGRPKGWRQKFYHVLQETITGTHFHATRVDAEGPGLSRHLEALQRDIVSELRVVKDLMVQCVPAHYNILSVCAATYHQALASHLQDILREDLDKQALFHLLKWVLHVYHSSEMMGHPDLLPEVDVSSLGPLISPELVDQTERRYVVKLKATVLEWMQRTLKMEFEEWFWEKEPEMDHQGFFQSDLPVIVTKMLNSNIEVTSSITDSLQQKVYNMALEELEAFLGRLREALVQRGKEHQKDRTIPKYYVPYLLAMLNNILALSSSVPTLHPNSACREVPVSLRAALDRTQKKACQLLLEELLLDLQPLCVELASRKWLSGSQLVNSMCEVIDKYAKDFSRVKKPVFTLLLTECELLVANQYLRALMQKKMVCKSKEERGQFCDRLLQDATQLRELFCSLGLDRSQQNLEAVFAVRELLCLKDTALLSLEVLGFVTKYPDVSDEHISTLLDLRGDVSKEVRHMVLEMMAQHPQALPEGYQPIFSTILVPAPELPFCLRKGKCA, from the exons ATGCATCAGGTGCCTTTGGGAGAGCAACCTCAGCTTTCGGcagtgcagcagccccagccggAGGCTCCTTGCCCTCCGGGACCACCAG ATGAGGAGTGGCCAGAGGTGGAAAAGGCTGAGAAGTTAGCGAGAGGAGCTGCTCTGAAATGGGCTTCGGGGGTGTTTTACCGCCCCGAAAATCTGGAGGGGCTCGGGCAGTACCGGAGCCGAGAGACGCAGAGGAACAGCTCCATCCAGTCGCGGCTGAAG TCCACCGTCCAGTCCTACCTGGAGGGGGTGagtgcagggctggagcagctgcggTCGGCGGTCCAGGAGGTGCAGAGCgtgtgccaggagctgggggcagcgcGATGGGCCCTGCTCGACTGCGCGGACCGCTTCCAGGACCTCCGGCAGATGCGGGCGCTGATGGCAGAGCACGTGCAGCTGGCCTCGGTGGTCCAGGTGCTGCCCCAGCTCTTCTCGG TCCACGAGGTTTTTTCCCATACGCTGCAGCTGCTCCGTGGGCAGCACCTCCTGGAGGCCCACGCGGAGATCATGATGATGGAGCACCTCCGGGATGAcatcctctcccagctgcacctTCGTGGGCTCTCCAGTGCCCAGGCAACTGTGCTGTCCTACTTCAGTGGCCTGCAGGAGCTCAACGAGAGCCTGGCCAAGCAGCTGTGGGGCATTGtgggcagcagcctgcagctggtgcGGGAGGACCCAGTTCTCTTCGTCACCGCTGTAAGGATCATcgagagggaggagaaaatagACGATACTCTGCTCCTGGATGCCACCTTCCTGCCCCCTGGCCGCCCAAAGGGCTGGAGGCAGAAGTTTTACCACGTTCTCCAGGAAACCATCACAGGAACCCATTTCCACGCCACCCGCGTGGATGCTGAGGGCCCAGGGCTGTCCAGGCACCTGGAGGCACTGCAGAGGGACATTGTGTCCGAGCTGCGTGTGGTGAAGGACCTGATGGTGCAGTGCGTCCCAGCCCACTACAACATCCTCAGCGTCTGCGCTGCCACGTACCACCAGGCCCTCGCTAGCCACCTCCAAGACATCCTCCGAGAAGACCTGGACAAACAGGCGCTCTTCCACCTCCTTAAGTGGGTGCTTCATGTGTACCACAG CTCTGAGATGATGGGTCACCCGGACCTTCTCCCAGAAGTGGATGTTTCTTCTCTGGGCCCCTTGATTTCCCCCGAGCTTGTGGATCAGACAGAGAGGAGATACGTGGTGAAACTCAAG GCTACTGTGCTCGAGTGGATGCAGAGGACCCTGAAGATGGAGTTCGAGGAGTGGTTCTGGGAAAAGGAACCCGAGATGGACCATCAGGGCTTCTTCCAGTCAGACCTGCCCGTCATTGTCACGAAG ATGCTGAATAGTAATATCGAGGTAACTTCCTCGATCACCGACTCTCTGCAGCAGAAGGTCTACAACATGGCCTTGGAGGAGCTCGAGGCATTTCTGGGCCG CCTGCGGGAAGCCCTGGTGCAACGCGGGAAGGAGCACCAGAAGGATCGTACCATACCCAAGTACTACGTCCCCTACCTACTGGCCATGCTCAACAACATCCTGGCTCTCAG CTCCTCTGTCCCCACTCTGCACCCCAATTCTGCCTGCAGAGAAGTCCCTGTGTCCCTCCGGGCTGCTCTAGACAGGACGCAGAAAAAagcctgccagctgctgctggaggagctgctccttGACCTGCAG CCCCTGTGTGTGGAGCTGGCTTCCCGTAAGTGGCTCTCTGGGTCCCAGCTGGTCAACAGCATGTGCGAAGTGATAGACAAGTACGCAAAGGACTTCTCCCGTGTCAAGAAACCTGTCTTCACG ctcctgctgacagAGTGCGAGCTCCTGGTTGCAAACCAGTACCTGCGGGCACTCATGCAGAAGAAGATGGTGTGCAAGAGCAAGGAGGAGCGGGGACAGTTCTGTGACCGCCTGCTGCAGGACGCCACGCAGCTCCGGGAGCTCTTCTGTAGCCTG GGCCTGGACAGGAGCCAGCAGAACCTCGAGGCCGTGTTTGCCGTGcgggagctgctctgcctcaAAGACACggctctgctcagcctggaggtgctgggctTCGTCACCAAGTACCCTGACGTCAG CGATGAGCACATCTCCACTTTGCTGGATCTCCGGGGTGATGTCTCCAAGGAGGTGCGACACATGGTGCTGGAAATGATGGCGCAGCACCCCCAGGCCCTGCCCGAGGGCTACCAGCCCATCTTCAGCACCATCCTGGTCCCTGCACCAGAGCTGCCCTTCTGCCTTCGCAAGGGCAAGTGTGCCTGA